Proteins from a genomic interval of Actinoalloteichus hymeniacidonis:
- a CDS encoding DUF397 domain-containing protein, whose amino-acid sequence MTRLLEHATWRKARRSQNTSACIEVGQAPGLIGIRDTKDRAGGTLVVDRVTFGAFLAAVKSNRVG is encoded by the coding sequence ATGACGCGACTGTTAGAACACGCGACCTGGCGGAAGGCTAGACGCTCTCAGAACACCAGTGCGTGCATCGAGGTCGGTCAGGCTCCTGGCCTCATCGGCATCCGCGACACCAAGGATCGCGCTGGCGGAACGCTCGTGGTCGACCGCGTTACCTTCGGCGCGTTTCTGGCTGCGGTGAAGAGCAACAGAGTCGGCTGA
- a CDS encoding type I-E CRISPR-associated protein Cas6/Cse3/CasE, producing MDIARGERSRDKHIVRHARTLFEGTAVIADVELLRQRLIEGRAYGCGLFSISPTPGRS from the coding sequence TTGGACATCGCGCGTGGCGAACGTAGTCGGGACAAACACATCGTTCGTCATGCGCGGACGCTGTTCGAGGGCACTGCGGTCATCGCCGATGTCGAGTTGTTGCGGCAGCGCCTGATCGAGGGCCGGGCCTATGGCTGCGGCCTATTTTCCATCTCGCCGACACCCGGTCGATCGTGA
- a CDS encoding helix-turn-helix domain-containing protein translates to MVVTPKGQALGREMKNVRERVGATARAIAEQMGVSTATISRWESGNRSPRPEDVASYLTALRAPNGVRNELIDMARDTEGRQWLAVGYPEQGHALAALLEAERDATHIVSVSPLIIPGLLQTVDYARSIIGAGGVPAEEVEIRVKTRVGRRSVLTGRNAPAFLALLGEAALRRLVGGPQVQSDQLRVLLEISRLPSVDLRVIPFTAPWSPDMEGLYDWFAFRDRDPVVHVENRRSALVFHDRDDVAPYEAATDTVMRVAMSSARTSELILDVISELEATP, encoded by the coding sequence ATGGTTGTGACACCCAAGGGGCAGGCGCTCGGGCGTGAGATGAAGAACGTGCGTGAGCGGGTTGGGGCGACTGCGCGAGCCATCGCGGAACAGATGGGTGTCAGTACGGCCACCATCAGCAGATGGGAAAGCGGCAACCGCTCGCCTAGGCCTGAGGACGTTGCTAGTTACCTGACCGCTCTAAGGGCGCCAAACGGGGTACGTAACGAACTCATCGACATGGCGCGTGACACCGAAGGCAGGCAGTGGCTCGCAGTCGGTTACCCGGAACAGGGGCATGCGTTGGCGGCGCTGCTTGAGGCCGAGCGCGACGCGACGCACATCGTGAGTGTCTCGCCGCTGATCATTCCGGGATTGTTGCAGACGGTTGACTACGCTAGGTCGATCATCGGTGCGGGCGGTGTGCCTGCCGAAGAGGTTGAGATCAGAGTCAAGACGCGTGTCGGTCGGCGCTCAGTGCTGACTGGACGGAACGCACCCGCGTTTCTGGCGCTTCTCGGTGAGGCTGCGCTTCGTAGGTTGGTGGGCGGCCCACAAGTGCAGAGTGACCAGCTTCGAGTGCTGCTTGAAATCAGCCGGTTGCCATCAGTCGATCTTCGGGTCATCCCTTTCACAGCGCCATGGAGCCCGGACATGGAAGGCTTGTACGACTGGTTCGCCTTCCGCGATCGCGACCCGGTGGTCCATGTGGAAAACCGTCGATCCGCGCTGGTCTTCCATGATCGGGACGACGTGGCTCCGTATGAGGCTGCGACAGATACCGTCATGCGAGTAGCGATGAGTTCAGCCAGGACGAGCGAACTCATCCTTGATGTCATATCGGAGCTGGAGGCGACACCATGA
- a CDS encoding GH92 family glycosyl hydrolase, producing MEATPHPASSAGGPRPGSGAAPRRAGSTLRRTIGSGLVAVLVAGLAPLATTLPAHAAELDPFDAVDPFIGTELDTTQNKGNSAYGNTWPGATVPFGMVQSSPTTYRTSDGDQKGGYEYTADQLRGFGMTRLSGTGCEGRNSGFDFPILPYTETLVDDTLPVNPATDIEDYYLDFDHDDETAEPGYYRVDLPANVDVELTATTRTAVSAFDFNGRGTRDSTLLLDVAGSNNRVFGSGVEIDGRTVSGWVESATVCDEGGRYRAYFSASFDRNIKSFGTWDRDGVHLGSTGTESINPDGDGKHAAGAFLTFPAGARVTAKVGLSYVSIDNAEENRETEVGSTRFDNVRTSAAETWREALGTLDVRGGTAEERTKFYTAVYHSLLHPNVFDDVNGEYAGYDGETKTVAEGRHHYVNHAGWDGYRSHAQLVALLFPKVGDDINQSLVDMVDQTGRWPNWPHLNQPQQKMSGDSLQTVLASIDAFGSTDYDRQAALDSMVDSQTLPADETNRAHAHQYFSTGMIENRRGDSATSKVLEYSINDFSIAQLADRLDDQNAYRQFMVRAQNWQNVFDDETSHIRPRERNGFDRDFELGERGNQFEQATGYQYGWMVPHNVGTLVDKRGGIDTVTAALDDHTSELDAGVYGTADAYLSNQPSFSMPFVYHWLRQPHRTTDVLYRAVEEMYDTTPSGLPGNDDLGSLSAWYVWANIGLFPSIYGTANLMVSAPMFEGVEIRSADSDRAISIDAPGAGEDGKYTVGLDVDGEATTASWLPEDFAQRGGSLRFELAATPGGWGTGAQDVPPSYTDGTDGRNNIGITPEGRGDLGSLDLSDNSLSRDALADAGAAPGAELPLGDTGVVFTWPDTEPGEPDNWIPHGQRIELGGETATGISFLGLATNGPATGRATVEYVDGSTQDVTVAFTDWTPGTNYQYGNEPLVTAVGRNRADGSADTAETKVFGTVPQLLDATKPVASVTLPQGTDRGIMHVFDVALTSNPDLEVPGALPERIVLTPTEQPSTSQAITWRTDAAIDQGAAEIRMAGTEQWRTVEARTSEEQVSGGLPTRSHSAVVDGLEPSTEYEYRVGTDRWWSEEYRFTTAGAAGEEFTFIHLGDAQNELTDKWTPVVEDAFERFPDAVASVHAGDLVNTAGNDGEWGEWFTAMDGQSQTSNVIATPGNHEYSGDALLKSWGSQFEYPANGPVSTPAADDSPAEIQRAAYEEHMAEVLTESAYYTDYQGVRFLSLSASHRDARQLMTPPDLPACEVDCPEPERLWLDIQGRWLEQILADNPNKWTVVVFHHPVFSTAVGRDEPLVREMWLPVLQRNDIDLVLMGHDHTYARGYVDADATDTPGITTGPVYAVSVAGPKYYEQQDEDDNIWTRNGATQVARAGHTSTFQGITVTENQIRYESIVAAKWDDQSTTDKEVGETLDAFTITKYDDGTKYVTEDGVDVPAGPDGVGPTS from the coding sequence ATGGAGGCCACGCCTCATCCCGCGTCGAGCGCGGGAGGACCGAGACCCGGCTCCGGCGCCGCACCCCGCCGCGCCGGAAGCACGTTGCGACGGACCATCGGATCCGGTCTCGTCGCAGTACTGGTCGCCGGTCTGGCGCCACTGGCAACGACGTTGCCCGCCCATGCAGCCGAACTAGACCCGTTCGACGCCGTGGATCCCTTCATCGGCACCGAACTGGACACGACGCAGAACAAGGGCAACAGCGCTTACGGAAACACCTGGCCCGGCGCCACCGTCCCCTTCGGGATGGTGCAGTCGAGCCCCACCACCTACCGCACCAGCGACGGAGACCAGAAGGGCGGCTACGAGTACACGGCCGACCAACTGCGCGGCTTCGGCATGACCCGGCTCTCCGGCACCGGCTGCGAAGGCCGTAACAGCGGCTTCGACTTCCCGATCCTGCCCTACACCGAGACGCTGGTCGACGACACGCTCCCGGTGAACCCCGCAACTGACATCGAGGACTACTACCTCGACTTCGACCACGACGACGAGACCGCCGAACCCGGCTACTACCGCGTCGACCTGCCTGCCAACGTCGACGTCGAACTGACCGCGACCACCAGGACCGCGGTGTCGGCCTTTGACTTCAACGGTCGAGGCACCCGGGACTCCACCCTGTTGCTGGACGTGGCCGGTTCCAACAACCGGGTGTTCGGCAGTGGCGTCGAGATCGACGGCCGCACGGTGAGCGGCTGGGTCGAGTCCGCCACCGTCTGCGACGAGGGCGGCCGCTACCGGGCGTACTTCTCGGCGAGCTTCGACCGCAACATCAAATCCTTCGGCACCTGGGATCGCGACGGCGTGCACCTCGGCTCGACCGGCACCGAGTCGATCAACCCCGACGGCGACGGCAAGCACGCCGCAGGCGCCTTCCTCACCTTCCCTGCGGGCGCTCGGGTTACCGCCAAGGTCGGGCTCAGCTATGTGAGCATCGACAACGCCGAGGAGAACCGCGAGACCGAGGTCGGCAGCACCCGCTTCGACAACGTGCGCACCTCGGCCGCCGAGACCTGGCGCGAAGCACTGGGCACCCTGGACGTCCGGGGCGGCACCGCCGAGGAACGCACCAAGTTCTACACCGCCGTGTATCACTCGCTGCTGCACCCGAACGTCTTCGACGACGTCAACGGCGAATACGCGGGCTACGACGGCGAGACCAAGACCGTCGCCGAGGGCCGACACCACTACGTGAACCACGCCGGGTGGGACGGCTACCGCAGCCACGCGCAACTCGTCGCGCTGCTGTTCCCGAAGGTCGGCGACGACATCAACCAGTCGCTCGTCGACATGGTGGACCAAACCGGTCGCTGGCCCAACTGGCCGCATCTCAACCAGCCGCAGCAGAAGATGAGCGGCGACTCGTTGCAGACGGTCCTCGCCTCGATCGACGCCTTCGGCAGCACCGACTACGACCGGCAGGCCGCCCTGGACTCCATGGTGGACTCGCAGACCCTGCCCGCCGATGAGACCAACCGCGCGCACGCTCACCAGTACTTCAGCACCGGCATGATCGAGAACCGGCGCGGCGACTCGGCGACCTCCAAGGTGCTCGAGTACTCGATCAACGACTTCTCCATCGCGCAACTCGCCGACCGGCTCGATGACCAGAACGCCTACCGGCAATTCATGGTGCGGGCGCAGAACTGGCAGAACGTCTTCGACGACGAGACCTCCCACATCCGGCCTCGGGAGCGCAACGGCTTCGACCGGGACTTCGAACTCGGCGAGCGCGGTAACCAGTTCGAGCAGGCCACCGGCTACCAGTACGGCTGGATGGTGCCGCACAACGTGGGCACCCTCGTCGACAAGCGCGGCGGAATCGACACCGTGACCGCCGCTCTCGACGACCACACCAGCGAACTCGACGCAGGCGTCTATGGCACGGCCGATGCCTACCTCAGCAATCAGCCCAGCTTCAGCATGCCGTTCGTCTACCACTGGTTGCGGCAGCCGCACCGGACCACCGACGTGCTGTACCGGGCCGTCGAGGAGATGTACGACACGACCCCGTCCGGCCTGCCCGGCAACGACGACCTCGGCTCGCTCAGCGCCTGGTACGTCTGGGCCAACATCGGGCTGTTCCCCTCGATCTACGGCACCGCGAACCTCATGGTCAGCGCCCCGATGTTCGAGGGCGTCGAGATCCGCAGCGCCGACTCCGACCGGGCCATCTCCATCGACGCGCCCGGTGCGGGCGAGGACGGGAAGTACACGGTCGGACTCGACGTCGACGGCGAGGCGACCACCGCATCCTGGCTGCCGGAGGACTTCGCCCAGCGCGGTGGCTCGCTGCGCTTCGAGCTGGCCGCGACCCCGGGAGGCTGGGGAACCGGAGCCCAGGACGTGCCGCCGTCCTACACCGACGGCACCGACGGCCGCAATAACATCGGCATCACCCCCGAGGGGCGAGGCGATCTCGGTTCGCTCGACCTCAGCGACAACTCGCTGTCTCGTGACGCCCTCGCCGACGCCGGTGCCGCGCCCGGTGCCGAACTGCCACTCGGGGACACCGGGGTCGTCTTCACCTGGCCGGACACCGAACCGGGCGAGCCGGACAACTGGATCCCGCACGGCCAGCGCATCGAACTCGGCGGCGAGACCGCGACCGGCATCTCCTTCCTCGGCCTGGCCACCAACGGGCCGGCCACCGGGCGCGCCACCGTGGAGTACGTCGACGGCTCCACCCAGGACGTGACGGTCGCGTTCACCGACTGGACGCCGGGAACGAACTACCAGTACGGCAACGAACCGCTGGTCACCGCCGTGGGCCGCAACCGGGCCGACGGCAGCGCGGACACCGCCGAGACCAAGGTGTTCGGTACCGTCCCGCAACTGCTGGACGCGACCAAGCCGGTCGCCTCGGTCACCCTGCCCCAGGGCACCGACCGAGGCATCATGCACGTCTTCGATGTCGCGCTGACCAGCAATCCCGACCTGGAGGTCCCGGGCGCGCTGCCGGAGCGCATCGTGTTGACCCCCACCGAACAGCCGTCGACCTCGCAGGCGATCACCTGGCGCACCGACGCCGCGATCGATCAGGGCGCAGCGGAGATTCGGATGGCCGGCACCGAACAGTGGCGCACCGTCGAGGCGCGTACCAGCGAGGAACAGGTCAGCGGCGGGCTGCCGACCCGGTCGCACTCGGCCGTCGTGGACGGCTTGGAGCCCTCGACCGAATACGAATACCGGGTGGGCACCGACCGGTGGTGGAGTGAGGAATACCGGTTCACCACCGCAGGAGCGGCGGGGGAGGAGTTCACCTTCATCCACCTCGGCGACGCGCAGAACGAGTTGACCGACAAGTGGACCCCGGTCGTCGAGGACGCCTTCGAACGCTTCCCGGACGCCGTCGCCAGCGTGCACGCGGGCGACCTGGTCAACACCGCGGGCAACGACGGCGAATGGGGCGAGTGGTTCACGGCGATGGACGGCCAGAGCCAGACGTCCAACGTCATCGCCACGCCGGGCAACCACGAGTACTCGGGCGACGCCCTGCTGAAGAGTTGGGGCTCGCAGTTCGAATACCCGGCCAACGGGCCCGTCTCCACCCCGGCCGCCGACGACTCGCCCGCCGAGATCCAGCGGGCCGCCTATGAGGAGCACATGGCCGAGGTGCTCACCGAGAGCGCCTACTACACCGACTACCAGGGCGTTCGCTTCCTGTCGCTCAGCGCCAGCCACCGCGACGCCCGGCAACTGATGACGCCGCCCGATCTGCCCGCTTGCGAGGTGGACTGCCCGGAACCCGAGCGGTTGTGGCTCGACATCCAGGGCCGCTGGCTGGAACAGATCCTCGCCGACAACCCCAACAAGTGGACGGTCGTGGTGTTCCACCACCCGGTGTTCTCCACGGCCGTCGGCCGGGACGAGCCGCTGGTCCGCGAGATGTGGTTGCCGGTGCTCCAGCGCAACGACATCGACCTCGTGCTGATGGGCCACGACCACACCTACGCCCGGGGTTACGTCGACGCCGATGCCACCGACACCCCCGGGATCACCACCGGACCGGTGTACGCGGTGTCGGTCGCGGGCCCGAAGTATTACGAGCAGCAGGACGAGGACGACAACATCTGGACCCGCAACGGCGCCACGCAGGTCGCCAGGGCCGGCCACACCTCCACGTTCCAGGGCATCACCGTGACCGAGAATCAGATCCGCTACGAGTCGATCGTCGCCGCGAAATGGGACGACCAGTCGACCACCGACAAGGAGGTCGGTGAGACGCTCGACGCCTTCACCATCACCAAGTACGACGACGGCACCAAGTACGTGACCGAGGACGGGGTCGACGTGCCGGCCGGACCGGACGGGGTCGGGCCGACGAGCTGA
- the poxB gene encoding ubiquinone-dependent pyruvate dehydrogenase, which yields MRTVADTTVEILHESGVQRIYGIAGDSLNGLTDALRRAGTITWQGVRHEEAAAFAAAAEAALTGELAVCAGSCGPGNTHLVNGLFDAQRSRVPVLAIAAQIPAVEIGSGYFQETHPTELFRECSVYLELVSVREQLPRMLEIAMRTAVEQRGVAIIVVPGEIFLEESAGRRRSTPIRAIPKITRPADAELRAAADVLNAAKRVTILGGAGVAGAHSELLAIADRLKAPVVHALRGKEFIEYDNPYDVGMTGLLGFSSGYGAMEKCDTLLMLGTDFPYQQFLPSKAKVIQVDIRGEQLGRRVPLDIGLVGSVKDTIDALLPLLDADRDEEHLKTSRANYAKARKELDALATNDRNRTPIHPQYVARLVSELAAEDAVVIPDVGSPVVWASRYLKMNGSRRLIGSFVHGTMATAVPHAIGAQSAFPQRQTIALAGDGGLSMLLGELLTVRQHELPVKIIVFNNASLNFVELEMKSAGLVNFATDLTDPNFATIARAMGFHAARVEQPDNLEAALRAAFAHDGPALVDVVTARQELSIPPTITPAQVKGFGLWALRTIMSGRGDELIDLADTNVFRRLFG from the coding sequence ATGCGGACCGTCGCCGACACCACCGTCGAGATCCTGCACGAATCCGGTGTTCAACGGATCTACGGAATCGCCGGAGACTCGCTCAACGGGCTCACCGACGCGCTGCGCCGCGCGGGCACCATCACCTGGCAGGGTGTGCGCCACGAGGAGGCCGCCGCGTTCGCCGCCGCCGCCGAGGCCGCCCTCACCGGGGAACTCGCGGTCTGTGCGGGCAGCTGCGGACCGGGTAACACCCACCTGGTCAACGGCCTGTTCGACGCCCAACGCAGTCGGGTTCCGGTGCTGGCCATCGCCGCGCAGATCCCGGCGGTCGAGATCGGCAGCGGCTACTTCCAGGAGACACATCCGACGGAGTTGTTCCGCGAGTGCAGCGTCTACCTCGAACTGGTCAGTGTGCGCGAACAGCTGCCCCGCATGTTGGAGATCGCGATGCGCACCGCCGTGGAGCAGCGTGGCGTGGCGATCATCGTCGTTCCCGGGGAGATCTTCCTAGAGGAATCCGCAGGTAGGCGGCGGTCCACGCCGATCAGGGCGATCCCGAAGATCACCCGACCCGCCGACGCGGAACTGCGGGCCGCCGCCGACGTCCTGAACGCCGCCAAGCGGGTCACGATCCTCGGTGGGGCCGGGGTCGCGGGTGCACACAGCGAACTGCTGGCCATCGCGGACCGGTTGAAGGCCCCGGTCGTCCACGCGCTGCGCGGCAAGGAGTTCATCGAATACGACAACCCCTACGACGTGGGAATGACCGGGCTACTCGGGTTCTCCTCCGGCTACGGCGCCATGGAGAAATGCGACACGCTGCTGATGCTGGGGACCGACTTCCCCTACCAGCAGTTCCTGCCGAGCAAGGCCAAGGTCATCCAGGTCGACATCCGAGGCGAGCAGCTCGGTAGACGTGTCCCGCTGGACATCGGGCTCGTGGGCAGTGTCAAGGACACGATCGACGCGCTGCTGCCGCTACTGGACGCCGACCGCGACGAGGAACACCTCAAGACCTCGCGAGCCAACTACGCCAAGGCCCGCAAGGAACTCGACGCGCTGGCCACCAACGATCGCAACCGCACCCCCATCCACCCGCAATACGTGGCCCGGCTGGTCAGTGAGCTCGCCGCCGAGGACGCGGTCGTCATCCCCGATGTCGGCTCGCCCGTCGTGTGGGCCTCGCGGTATCTGAAGATGAACGGCTCACGTCGACTGATCGGCTCCTTCGTGCACGGAACCATGGCCACCGCCGTGCCGCACGCCATCGGCGCCCAATCGGCGTTCCCGCAGCGTCAGACCATCGCGTTGGCGGGGGACGGCGGACTGAGCATGTTGCTCGGAGAACTGTTGACCGTGCGGCAGCACGAACTCCCGGTGAAGATCATCGTGTTCAACAACGCCTCGCTGAACTTCGTCGAGCTGGAGATGAAATCAGCGGGCCTGGTCAACTTCGCCACCGACCTGACCGACCCGAACTTCGCCACGATCGCCCGGGCGATGGGTTTCCACGCGGCCAGAGTGGAACAACCCGACAATCTGGAAGCCGCGCTGCGCGCCGCCTTCGCCCACGACGGCCCCGCACTGGTCGACGTGGTGACGGCCCGCCAGGAGCTGTCGATCCCACCGACCATCACGCCCGCCCAGGTCAAGGGTTTCGGTCTCTGGGCATTGCGGACCATCATGTCCGGGCGCGGCGACGAACTCATCGACCTGGCCGACACCAATGTGTTCCGGCGGTTGTTCGGCTGA
- a CDS encoding DUF397 domain-containing protein produces MLALGNWRKSTRSQTATACIEVGQAPGHVGIRDTKDRAGGTLVVDRVAFGAFLTAVKADRLG; encoded by the coding sequence GTGTTGGCCCTAGGAAACTGGCGGAAATCGACGCGATCTCAGACTGCAACGGCATGCATCGAGGTCGGTCAGGCTCCCGGCCACGTCGGCATCCGCGACACCAAGGATCGCGCTGGCGGGACGCTCGTGGTCGACCGAGTCGCCTTCGGTGCCTTCCTGACTGCAGTGAAGGCCGACCGGCTTGGCTGA
- a CDS encoding discoidin domain-containing protein, giving the protein MQRSVVLGVATSVTLIGLLLMDPARRPNGSGSIALTATPGRVQVVGLECLPTPVDIGMTNTGTTGRDVEAELTAAEPIDLGRRTISSWLPGRQPGHTVRTPLWLTVPRDAEPGDYDVTVRVDRTRLTVPVEILPLPDMDKGDNLALGEAAAASSTREGFRACGAVDGDTDSTSWRIGTGWTDGTRGEFPDDYTVTLPGPTSIGRVTLYTLDTERRPAADVGLRDWDVLVRIDGEWTTVAEVRGNERRRVDSRFDTVRGDAVRIVALDSNDHANSRIVELEVYAA; this is encoded by the coding sequence ATGCAGCGTTCTGTCGTCCTCGGTGTCGCCACCTCGGTCACTCTGATCGGTCTGTTACTGATGGATCCCGCGCGGCGTCCGAACGGGTCGGGCTCGATCGCCCTCACCGCAACACCCGGCCGAGTTCAGGTCGTCGGGCTGGAGTGTCTCCCCACCCCAGTGGATATCGGGATGACCAATACCGGAACGACCGGTCGCGACGTGGAAGCGGAGCTCACCGCCGCCGAGCCGATCGACCTCGGCCGTCGGACGATCTCCTCGTGGCTGCCCGGGCGCCAACCGGGCCACACCGTGCGCACCCCGCTCTGGCTGACGGTGCCCCGGGATGCGGAGCCCGGCGACTACGACGTGACAGTGCGGGTGGATAGAACCCGGTTGACCGTGCCGGTGGAGATCCTTCCCCTGCCCGACATGGACAAGGGCGACAATCTCGCCCTCGGCGAGGCAGCGGCCGCCTCCTCGACCCGCGAGGGTTTCCGGGCCTGTGGAGCCGTGGACGGCGACACCGACTCGACGAGCTGGCGGATCGGTACCGGCTGGACCGACGGCACCCGAGGAGAGTTCCCCGACGATTACACGGTCACCCTGCCGGGACCCACCTCCATCGGCCGCGTGACGCTGTACACCCTGGACACCGAGCGGAGACCTGCTGCGGACGTTGGGTTGCGCGATTGGGACGTCCTGGTCCGGATCGACGGCGAGTGGACGACCGTTGCCGAGGTGCGGGGCAATGAACGGCGCCGAGTCGACTCGCGGTTCGACACTGTGCGCGGCGACGCGGTGCGAATCGTGGCGCTGGACTCCAACGATCACGCAAATTCGCGGATCGTCGAACTGGAGGTCTACGCGGCCTGA
- a CDS encoding aldo/keto reductase gives MTLPERTVAGHALPIIGFGTYRLTGATGTDTIVDAIHAGYRLIDSAVNYENEGAVGAAVRNSGVPRDELIVTSKLPGRHHAADQARATIEESVFRTGLDHIDLYLIHWPNPKVDRYVEAWGALIEARQRGLIRDIGVSNFLPEHLARLTAETGVAPMVNQIELHPYFPQTEALAYHREHGILTESWSPIGRANDLLSDPKIVSIANKLGISPAQTVLAWHIKVGAIPLPKASSIERQRENIDLADIELSEDDVAAITGLGFPEGRTNDQDPAVYQEF, from the coding sequence ATGACCCTTCCCGAACGCACCGTGGCAGGCCACGCACTGCCGATCATCGGTTTCGGCACCTATCGGCTGACCGGCGCCACCGGCACCGACACGATCGTCGACGCGATCCACGCGGGCTACCGGCTCATCGATTCGGCGGTCAACTACGAGAACGAGGGCGCTGTCGGCGCGGCGGTGCGCAATTCGGGGGTGCCGCGTGACGAACTGATCGTCACCTCCAAGCTCCCCGGCCGCCACCACGCCGCCGACCAGGCCCGCGCCACCATCGAGGAAAGCGTGTTTCGCACCGGCCTGGACCACATCGACCTCTACCTCATCCACTGGCCGAACCCGAAGGTCGACCGCTACGTCGAGGCGTGGGGCGCGCTCATCGAGGCCCGCCAACGCGGCCTGATCCGGGACATCGGCGTCAGCAACTTCCTACCGGAACACCTGGCACGGCTCACCGCCGAGACCGGGGTGGCGCCGATGGTCAACCAGATCGAACTGCACCCCTACTTCCCGCAGACCGAGGCGCTGGCCTACCACCGAGAACACGGAATCCTCACCGAATCCTGGAGCCCGATCGGTCGGGCGAACGACCTGTTGTCCGACCCGAAGATCGTCTCCATCGCCAACAAACTCGGCATCAGCCCCGCGCAGACCGTGTTGGCCTGGCACATCAAGGTAGGCGCCATCCCGCTCCCGAAGGCCTCCTCGATCGAACGCCAGCGAGAGAACATCGACCTCGCCGACATCGAACTCAGCGAGGACGACGTCGCCGCGATCACCGGACTCGGCTTTCCCGAGGGGCGGACCAACGACCAGGATCCGGCGGTCTACCAGGAGTTCTGA
- a CDS encoding DUF3533 domain-containing protein: MRRILPGPHLPAFVISLIIAVFGALFVASYSIAMGDPHAHAVPIGVVGDASDKERLRGAIDAATGARFEAVDVDSRDAAVEAIGQQRLYGALLMGEDHAELLISSASGASMARIIGQDTTAIEASLGTRLTVLDLHPLSQKDPAGLVLFYMALASTIIGFVGAIQTRVNAGGLTLAGELGWDATRAVLAGLLISVTVGPALGLERFPVLWVWAVLAATMFIVGAVYSIFRILFGNSWGLLPTWVLFVLISNPSSGGVVAPELLPSFYEFMGRWLPTGATVRALRDLTYFPDAIHAEPYLVLGCWLLGAPILFVLLRRRRFGTGPSRAPNRERSTTNPESAGTPDTGNPDATEAR; this comes from the coding sequence ATGCGAAGAATCCTTCCCGGACCGCATTTGCCCGCCTTCGTGATCTCATTGATCATCGCGGTCTTCGGCGCGCTATTCGTGGCCTCCTACAGTATTGCGATGGGCGATCCGCATGCCCACGCCGTTCCGATCGGAGTCGTCGGTGACGCCTCGGACAAGGAACGCTTGCGGGGTGCCATCGATGCCGCGACCGGGGCCCGATTCGAAGCGGTCGACGTCGACTCTCGGGACGCCGCAGTGGAAGCGATCGGCCAACAGCGGCTCTACGGGGCGCTGCTCATGGGCGAGGACCACGCCGAGTTGCTCATCTCCAGTGCCTCGGGCGCCTCGATGGCGCGCATCATCGGCCAGGACACCACCGCGATCGAGGCGAGCCTGGGCACCCGGCTGACGGTGCTCGATCTACACCCGTTGAGCCAGAAGGACCCCGCCGGGCTGGTGCTGTTCTACATGGCGCTGGCCTCGACGATCATCGGTTTCGTCGGCGCCATCCAGACTCGGGTCAACGCGGGTGGGCTGACGTTGGCGGGCGAACTGGGCTGGGATGCGACCCGGGCGGTGTTGGCCGGTCTGCTCATCTCGGTGACCGTCGGGCCCGCGTTGGGCTTGGAACGCTTCCCGGTGCTGTGGGTATGGGCGGTGCTGGCGGCCACGATGTTCATCGTCGGCGCGGTATACAGCATCTTCCGAATCCTGTTCGGCAACAGCTGGGGACTGCTGCCCACCTGGGTGCTGTTCGTCTTGATCAGCAACCCTTCCTCGGGTGGCGTGGTCGCGCCGGAACTACTGCCGTCGTTCTACGAGTTCATGGGCCGCTGGTTGCCGACCGGCGCCACCGTTCGCGCCCTGCGCGATCTGACCTATTTCCCCGATGCGATCCACGCCGAGCCGTACCTGGTGCTCGGCTGTTGGCTCCTCGGCGCCCCGATTCTCTTCGTTCTTCTTCGGCGCCGACGTTTCGGAACCGGGCCGAGCCGTGCACCCAATAGGGAGAGATCGACGACCAACCCAGAATCCGCCGGAACCCCGGACACAGGTAACCCCGACGCAACGGAGGCGAGATGA
- a CDS encoding peptidase inhibitor family I36 protein gives MLLASPVGLAQTESHAVAEPVAAVQPAIDDISTRAYSDCASGYACFWTGSGGAGNRCAWSSNSSNASACSWSSTTNVRSIYNRTSSAIIYYTGTNYTNRIGCTRPGVSGNLAGNYKVRSLQFVASC, from the coding sequence ATGCTGCTAGCCTCTCCTGTCGGCCTCGCTCAAACAGAATCCCACGCGGTCGCTGAACCTGTCGCAGCGGTGCAGCCTGCGATCGACGACATCTCGACCAGGGCATACTCGGATTGCGCTAGCGGCTATGCGTGCTTCTGGACTGGCAGTGGTGGTGCCGGAAATCGATGTGCGTGGTCGTCGAACTCCAGTAATGCGAGTGCATGCTCATGGAGTTCTACGACAAATGTGCGGTCAATCTACAATCGCACGAGTAGTGCAATCATCTACTACACCGGTACCAATTACACGAACCGAATCGGGTGCACGCGACCGGGCGTGTCCGGTAATTTGGCGGGCAACTACAAGGTGCGCTCCCTTCAGTTCGTGGCGAGCTGCTGA